The Pseudomonas multiresinivorans DNA window CGTGGGCGTCGTTGCGAATCGACAGCAGCATCAGGTCCACCGCCACCGGCTTGTTGTCCGCTGGGTAGTCGGTGGCTTCCAGCTTGGCCAGCAGGAGCAGGTCGTTTAGCAGGTTCTGCATGCGCCCGGCCTGCTGCTGCATCTGCTGCAGCGCGCGGGTCCAGCGCGGGTTCACGTCCTCGACGTTGTCGAGCAGCGTCTCCAGGTAGCCGGCGATCACCGTCAAGGGCGTGCGCAGCTCGTGGGAGACGTTGGCGACGAAGTCCTTGCGCATCTGTTCCAGCTGGTGGACGCGGGTCACGTCGCGCACCAGCATCAGGTGTTCGCCGGCGCCGTACAGGGTGATGTGGAATTGCAGGCGCAGGTTGTCGCTGATGGGGGAGGAAAGCTCCAGCGGCTCGCGGTAATCCTCGCCTTCGAAGTATTCCTTGAAGCGCGGGTGGCGCACCAGGTTGGTGACCGGTTGGCCGCCGTCCTGCGGGCTCTTGAGGCCCAGCAGGCGCTCGGCGGACTGGTTCCACCATTCCAGGTTGCCATCGCGATCGAGCAGGATCATGCCGTCGCGCAGCGCCGCGGTGGATTCCTGCATGCGGTCGATCACCGCCTGCAGGCGCCCGCGGGCCCTCTGGTTGCGCCGCTGCAGGTGGTAGATGCTGTCGAACACCTCGCCCCACAGGCCATAGCCATCGGGCGGGGCTTCATCGGGCTGGTGGTTCTTCAGCCACTTGTGCAGGCGCAGCAACTGCCAGGTCGACCAACCGAGGTAGGCGCCCAGCGCCACGGCGATGGCCCAGCCGTACTGGCCGGTGATCAGGCCGAGCAGCGTGCCGGCGGCTACGACTAGCAGCAGGTGGCGTATCAGCACGCCACTCCAGTTCTGGGTCACGAAATTCCGTTCCTTGTGCCCGCCAGATGATTAGCCGGGTCAGCTTTTGGTCGAGAAACGATACCCGGTGCCGCGCACGGTCTGAACCAGATTTTCGTAGACCTCGCCCAGCGCCTTGCGCAGGCGACGGATGTGCACGTCGACCGTGCGTTCCTCGACGTAGACGTTGCCGCCCCAGACCTGGTCCAGCAGCTGGCCACGGGTGTAGGCGCGCTCCTGGTGGGTCATGAAGAACTGCAGCAGGCGATATTCGGTCGGACCCATCTCGGCGGGCTTGCCGTCGATGGTCACGCGGTGGCTGATCGGGTCGAGCATCAGGCCGCCCACTTCGATCGGCGTCTCGCTGTCGCCGGCGCCGGTGCGGCGCAGCACGGCCTTCAGGCGGGCCACCAGTTCGCGCGGGGAGAAGGGCTTGGTGATGTAGTCATCCGCGCCGACTTCCAGACCCTGGATCTTGTTGTCCTCTTCGCCCTTGGCGGTGAGCATGATGATCGGGATGGCCGAGGTCAGCTCGTCGCGCTTGAGGCGGCGGGCCAGTTCGATGCCGGAGGTGCCCGGGAGCATCCAGTCGAGCAGGATCAGGTCCGGTTTGCGATCGACGATCACCGCGTGAGCCGTCTGGGCGCTGTCGGCCTCCAGACATTCGTAGCCGGCCATCTCCAGGGCCACGGCGATCATTTCCCGGATCGGAGCTTCGTCATCGACGATGAGGATTGTCTTGCCAACCATGCTGAGGCCTCAGAATTTCTGTGTTGCGCCGCATTAGATAACGGAAATATTTCATGAATGTGACACCCGGATGTTAGCCGAGCCTCGTCGCAGAGCGCTCGTCTATGCTCAATGGGCCGCCACGCGTTTGCCGCGCGGCACAAGCGGAACTCACCGGCCCGGTCGGCGGTGTGTCCGGCAGGCTCACCTGCCGGAGTCTTGCGATGACGGTAGTGAGTGCGTTGTCGATGTCGCCCTGGCCGGCCCTGCCCGCAATCCCGCCCGCCTTTGCGCCGATGCTCGCGCCGTTTCCACCTCACCAGAGGAGAAGCGTTATGAAACTGCTATTCCCGGCCCTGGCACTGGGCCTGATGCTGCCTGCGATGTCCGCCCTGGCCGCCGGCCCCGGCATGGAGAAGAACGGCATGCTGGTCGATGCCAAGGGCATGACGCTCTACACCTTCGACAAGGACAGTGGCGGCAAGTCGATGTGCAACGGCGGCTGCGCGCAGAACTGGCCTCCGCTGATGGCCGCTGCAGATGACAGCGCCATGGGTGACTGGACGCTGATCAAGCGTGACGACGGCAGCGCCCAGTGGGCCTACAAGGGCAAGCCGCTGTACACCTTCGTGCAGGACAAGAAGGCCGGCGACATGGCCGGTGAAGGCAAGATGGGCGTCTGGCACATGGCCAAGCCGTAAAGCTCTCTGTAGGAGCGGGCTTCGTCCGCGATGGCCTCCGGCGCGATGCGGACCTATCGCGGACGGAGTCCGCTCCTACGGATGTCCCAGCCTCAGCGCAGGGCGAAGTCCAGCACGGTGCCGAGGAAGATCGCCAGCCCCGCCCAGTGGTTGTGCAGGAAGGCCTTGAAGCACTTCATCGGCTCGCGGTCGCGGGTCGAATGGAACTGCCAGGCGAAGCAGCCCGCCGCCACGGCCAGGCCCAGGTAGTAATACAGGTGCATCGCCAGCTTGTTGCCGGCCAGGATCAGCAGCAGGAGCATCAGGCCCTGCAGGCTCAGGTTGATCACCCGGTCGGCGTCGCCGAAGAGGATCGCCGTGGACTTCATGCCCATCTTCAGATCGTCCTCGCGGTCGGTCATCGCGTAGTAGGTGTCATACGCGACCGTCCACAGCACGTTGGCGAAGAACAGCAGCCAGGCCACCGCCGGCAGGGTGCCGCTGGCCGCGGTGAAGGCCATTGGGATGCCCCAGGAGAAGGCCGCGCCCAGCACCACCTGCGGGTAGTAGGTGTAGCGCTTCATGAACGGGTACAGCGCCGCGATGGCCGCCCCGCCGAAGGACAGCCAGATGGTCTGTATGTTGGTGCACAGCACCAGCAGGAAGCTCAAGCCCAGCAGCACGAAGAAGGCAATCCAGGCCTCGCGCACGGTGATCCTGCCGGTGGCCAGCGGGCGCGCCTTGGTGCGCTCCACGTGGCCGTCGAGCTTGCGGTCGGCGAAGTCGTTGATCACGCAACCGGCCATGCGCATCAGCACGGTGCCGAGGACGAAGATCACCAGGTTCTTCACGCTCGGCACGCCGCCGCTGGCCATCCACAGCGCCCACAGCGTCGGCCAGAGCAGCAGGTAGATGCCGATCGGCTTGTCCATGCGCGTCAGCTGGATGAAGTCCCAGGCGCGGGGATGCAGGCGGGCGAGGGGTTTGATCAGGGCGACGAACATGGCGGCCTCCGGAAAACGATCCGGGAATTATACGGGCTGTTGTTCCACGCGTTGCCACAGTGTCGGCAGGAATACTTCGGCAACCAGCACGCCCAGGCCATCGCGGCTGAAGCAGGAGCGGCGCCCCCACAGGCGTTCGGCGCGGACCTCGGCAGGCAGGCTGGCGGCAGGATAGCGGCACACTTCGATGGGCCCGCGCAGGAAGGCGCGGTCACTGAACAGCAGTTCGCCCAGGGAGCGCGTGCCGAGCAGGCGCAAATCGAAACCCGAGCCCTCCAGCGCCGAGCGTGCAGCGACGCTGCGGGCGAATACCCAGGGCGTGCCGTGGCCCTTCAGGTACACCTCGCGCACCCAGCCCTGGCTGCCATCCGGCACGCCCAGCGCAGCGCACTCATCGGTACGCAGGCGATGCCAGCCCTCGGCAAGCGGCTGCACGGCGAAGGCTCCGTCGGACAGCGCGGTAAGGCGGCGCGTCAGCGAGCCTTCGTCGAACAGCCAGTCCACCACCTGGACGGCGGGGGCAGGGTGCAATTGGGCGGCGGTGAGCCAGCGAGGCGGGTGGATCAGGGCGGCTTCGGGCACGGTATCGACTGCGGTTGGCCAGGGACGCGGCAGCTTAACATGGCGGCTTTGCGGCTCCGATTGCGTTGTCTGCAACAGTGCCTTGCGCAAAACCCCACCAAAGGTTTGGCCGGCTACCCGCATTTTTTCAGGGGCTTGCGCCACAAGCCCATCGCCAGTAAAAAGCCGGACATTGGACGCACTGACGTTCAAGCGACAAGAACATGAGGGTGATAGCTGATGAAGAAGTGGCAGTGCGTGGTTTGTGGCCTGATCTATGACGAAACCAAGGGCTGGCCGGAAGAGGGCATCGCCGCCGGTACCCGCTGGGAAGATGTGCCGGAAGACTGGCTGTGCCCGGATTGCGGCGTCGGCAAGCTGGATTTCGAGATGATCGAGATCGGCTGATCCACGGCCAATGGAATCCCCGCGACGGCGGCCTTCGGGCCGCCGTCTGCGTTTGTGTGGCCAGCAGGCCTCAGCCGTGCGCGGTAGACTGGATGGACGCCGGGTTGGCCTTGCTGACGCATCCCGGCGGCACGGGCGCCGTTGGCCGGCGCCGTCAAAGTGGGTTAGGTTCACTTCGCAATCGCAGGAGGGCTTGGCTGATGCGCAAATGGCAATGCGTGGTCTGTGGCTTCATCTACGACGAGGCGCTGGGGTTGCCCGAGGAGGGCATAGCTCCCGGCACGCCGTGGGAAGACATCCCGGCGGATTGGGTCTGCCCGGACTGCGGCGTCGGCAAGATCGATTTCGAAATGATCGAAATTTCCTGAACCCTGCCGAGATAACGAATCAACGCGGCGGCCCGATGGCCGCCGTGCCGTCTTTACGATGTGCCGTCTTTTGGAAATGGAGAGAGCAATGAGCGAAAACGCACCGCTGGTGATCATCGGCACCGGCCTGGCCGGCTACAACCTGGCTCGCGAGTGGCGCAAGCTGGACAGCGAGACGCCGTTGCTGCTGATCACCGCCGATGACGGCCGCTCCTATTCCAAGCCGATGCTCTCCACCGGCTTCTCCAAGGACAAGGACGCCGACGGTCTGGCGATGGCCGAGGCTGGCGCCATGGCCGACCAGCTCAAGGCGCGCATCCTCACCCACACTCGTGTCACCGGCATCGATCCGGGCCACCGGCGCATCTGGATCGGCGAAGAAGAAGTCCAGTACCGCGACCTGGTGCTGGCCTGGGGCGCCGAAACCATCCGCGTGCCGGTCGAGGGCGATGCCCAGGAGCTGATTTTCCCGATCAACGATCTCGAGGACTATGCGCGCTTCCGCGCGGCTGCCGCCGGCAAGCGCCGCGTGTTGCTGCTGGGCGCCGGCCTGATCGGCTGCGAATTCGCCAACGACCTGTCCAGCGGCGGCTACCAGCTCGACGTGGTGGCGCCGTGCGAGCAGGTCATGCCCGGCCTGCTCCACCCGGCTGCCGCCCAGGCTGTGCAGCAGGGGCTGGAAGGCCTCGGCGTGCGCTTCCACCTCGGCCCGGTGCTGAACAGCCTCGTGCGTGCGGGAGATGCCCTGGAGGCGCATCTTTCCGATGGCCAGGTGATCCTCTGTGACCTGGTGGTTTCTGCCGTGGGCCTGCGCCCGCGCATCGATCTGGCCGCTGCCGCGGGCCTGGATATCAACCGTGGCGTGATGGTCAATCGCGAGCTGCGCACCTCCCACGCCAATATCTACGCCCTGGGCGACTGCGCCGAGGTCGATGGCCTCAACCTGCTGTACGTGATGCCGTTGATGTCCTGCGCCCGCGCGCTGGCCCAGACCCTGGCCGGCAAGCCGACGCCGGTGACCTACGGTGCCATGCCCGTGACGGTGAAGACGCCGGTGTGCCCGCTGGTGGTGTCGCCGCCCCCGCGCGGAAGCGAGGGCGAATGGCAGGTGGAAGGCTCTGGCCCGGACCTCAAGGTCCTGTGCCGGGATACCGCCGGTCGATTGCTCGGTTACGCCCTCACAGGCGCCGCCGTGAGTGAAAAACTCTCTTTGAACAAGGAGTTGCCGGCCCTGTTGGCGTGACAGGCGCCGTCTATGGCGTTTTTGCCTTGGGAAACTGCTCGCAAATTGTCAGACGATACTGGCGTACCAGCTTTCGGCGTGCCATTCTCCCCCCGTCTGCCGCAGCCTAGAGCCTGTACGGCAAGGCTGCGGTGCCTTGGGCGCTGTTGGGAAGACAGCACGGACACAACAACAACAAACCGTCAAAGAGGCATTTATGCGTAAACCAGAACTCGCCGCCGCGATCGCCGAGAAGGCCGACCTCACCAAAGAACAAGCCAACAAGGTGCTGAACGCGCTGCTGGATGAAATCACTGGCGCGCTCAACCGCAAGGACAGCGTTACCCTTGTCGGTTTCGGTACCTTCGTTCAGCGCCACCGTGGCGCCCGTACCGGCAAGAACCCGCAGACCGGCCAACCGGTCAAGATCAAAGCCAGCAATACCGTTGCTTTCAAGCCGGGCAAGGCGCTGAAAGACGCGGTCAACTGATCGCGCCTGACCCGGGGCCAGAGCGGCTCCGGGTTGCCTCCTCCAGTTACATAATCCCTCCAAAAGACCGGATGTAGTCCGTTTTCAAACTGGCTACAATGCGCAGACTTTTGTCTCGAACGTCGAGGTTTGTGCATGAAATTCCGTCTTCTCCTGTGGATGCTCGGTCGCCTGATGGCCAAGGCCAGCCGCGAAAACCCGGCATTCCAGAAGCAGCTCGAAGGCAAGGACCTGGTGTTCCAGCTCCACACCCTCGACGGCAAGGTCGCCCGCCACTACATCGTCAAGGACCTCAAGGTCAGCGCCCGCCGCGGCACGCACCCCAGCCCTGCCTTCGCGCTGGGTTTCAAGGACGGCGCCTACGGCTTCGCCACCATGACCTCGAAGAACCCCCAGCTGGCCTTCATGCAGGGCATCCAGAACAAGGACATCCAGATCCAGGGCAACCCCGGCCTGGTGATCTGGTTCCAGGGCCTGGTGAAGTACCTGAAACCGAAGAAGAAGGCCGCACCGGCCAGCGACAAGAAAGCGGCCTGAACCGGCCACAAAAAAGCCCTCATGAGAGGGCTTTTTTATGGGTGCAGATAACGGCTTTTCGTAGGAGCGAGCTTGCTCGCGAACCGGAACCGCTCGGTGCTATTGGGTTCGCGAGCAAGCTCACTCCTACAAGAGGAAGCGCGGCTTCGCTCAGTGGCCGGGATTGAACTGGCTGGCCAACTCGCGCAGTACCGCTTCGGCGTCGAGCACCTTGCGCACGGCGTCTTCGGCCTTTTCACGCGGGATGTCCAGGCGGTCCAGCAGGTCCTGCGGGATATCGGTCTCCGGGCCGCTGCCGATGCCGTGGTTGCGCAGCAGGCGGGTCGCCAGGCACACCAGGTTGGCGTAGGCCGAGCAGTCGCCGGCATAGGACGGATCGTGCTGGAAGCGCAGCGCGGTGTAGATCTCTTCCGGCATGTCCCAGGTGCGCATCAGCCAGGCGCCGATCTGCTCGCGGGTGATGCCCAGCAGGTGCTGCTCGACGAGGTTGTGCTCGACGTGCGGGTTCACTTCCAGGTGCCGGCAGATCAGCGAGAAATGCGGCGGGAAGATGTGCGCCAGGACCAGGTAGCCGATGCTGTGCAGCAGGCCGCCCAGGTAGGTCAGGCCGGCTTCCGGGCGTTCGGCGCGGGGCACGGCGCGGGTCAGGCCCTCGATCACCGCAGCGGTGTAGATCGCCTGGTGCCAGTAGGGCGTGGCGTGCTGCGGCTGGTCCTTGGGCAGGCTCAGGGTCTTGCCCAGGGCCAGGCCCAGGGCGAGGTTGATCACCAGGTCGAAGCCCAGCACGCGGACGATGGCGTCTTCCACCGAGCGGATCTTGCCGGGTGCGGCGTAGTAGGGCGAGGCCGCCCAGCTGACCACCTGCGCAGCGAGTGCCGGGTCGGTTTCCACCACGCCGGTGATGTCGTCCACCGTGGCGTTGGGATCGACGCGCAGCTTGATGATCTTCTGTGCGGTTTCCGGCAGCGGCGGAATCTCGATGGTTTCCTCCAGGCGCTGCTGGATGCGGCGGGCGGTGAACGCCTGCACGGCCTGGGTGATCTCCTTGCGGTCGTCGTCCGGGCGATCGAGGTTCGGCCGGATCGAGTCCAGCAGCACGCCGAAGCGCGCCGCACTGGCTTTCTCCAGCAGGCTGCGGAAGGACGCCGTGGGAATCTCCAGCAGGGTGCCCGGCGTGCCGGATTCGATCAGCAGCTGGGGCTCCTGCAGCAGGCGCTCGTCATACAGGCACGGCGAGCTGGTCAGCGGCGGCAATGCCGGCAGGCGACCGAGCTGGTGCTTGCCGAGCATGCGCTCCAGGCGATCAGGCTTGACCGCCACCAGCTTGCGCCCGGTGAGTTCGGCGAGGCGATTGAGGTCCAGCAGCTGGCTCTGCGGGAACAGCACCAGCAGGGTGCCGACGGCATCTTCCAGCAGGCTGGCCTGCACCCGACGCGCCGCGGGAAGCGTGGTGGCGTCGCTCACCTCGCGAGAGGGAATGCCCAGCTTGGCGAGCAGCTGCAGGATGACCTCGGGGGCCTGCGAGGAGTCGGATGGGGCGCGTGCGGCATCGCTCATGAATGTGATCCGGTTATCAACGGCTGGGTCGGAGTATAACCACGCAGTCAGCGTGACCGAGCGGTCAACTGACCGATGAGAGTGAAATACATCACACTTGTCCGTATTGCTGCCCGTGTCGCAGCCAGCGTGCCAGTAATGGGCTGACCGATTGCGGCCAGTGTGCCAGCAGGGCTTGAGCGGCATCGCGTACCGCTGGCAGCAGGTCGGCGTCGCGCATCAGGTCGGCGACCTTGAATTGCAGCAGGCCGGTCTGGCGGGTGCCGAGCATTTCGCCGGGGCCACGTAGCTCCAGGTCCTTCTCGGCGATGACGAAGCCGTCGCAGGTTTCGCGCATGATCCCCAGGCGCTCGCGGCCGATCTGCGACAGCGGCGGGTGGTAGAGCAGCACGCAGTGGCTCGCCGCACTGCCCCGGCCGACGCGGCCGCGCAGCTGGTGCAGCTGGGCCAGGCCCAGGCGCTCGGGGTTCTCGATGATCATCAGGCTGGAGTTGGGCACGTCCACGCCGACCTCGATCACCGTGGTCGCTACCAGCAGCTGCAGCATGCCTTCCTTGAAGGCTTCCATGACCACGGCCTTGTCCGCAGGCTTCATGCGGCCGTGGATCAGGCCCACGCGCAGTTCGCCCAGCGCCGAGGAGAGTTCCTCGTAGGTGGTTTCCGCGGCCTGGCAGGTCAGCTCTTCGGATTCTTCGATCAGCGTACAGACCCAGTAGGCCTGACGGCCTTCAGCGCAGGCGGCACGAACGCGCTCGATCACTTCGATGCGGCGGCTGTCGGCCACCAGCACGGTATTCACCGGCGTACGGCCGGGCGGCAGCTCGTCGAGGATCGAGGTGTCCAGGTCGGCGTAGGCGCTCATCGCCAGGGTTCGTGGGATGGGCGTGGCGGTCATGATCAACTGGTGCGGGCAGAGCCGGCCGTCCACGCCTTTCTGGCGCAGGGCGAGGCGCTGCTGTACGCCGAAGCGGTGTTGCTCGTCGATGATCACCAGAGCCAGGCGCTTGAACTTCACTTCGTCCTGGAACAACGCGTGGGTGCCGACGATCATCGGCGCGCCGCCAGCGATCTGTTCCAGCGCGCTGGCGCGGGCCTTGCCCTTGAGCTTGCCGGCCAGCCAGGCGACCTCGATACCCAGCGGCTGCAACCACTTGGTGAAGTTGAGGAAGTGCTGCTCGGCCAGGATCTCGGTGGGGGCCATCAGCGCCACCTGGTAGCCGGCCTCCAGCGCCTGCAGGGCGGCGAGGGCGGCGACCACGGTCTTGCCCGCAC harbors:
- the phoR gene encoding phosphate regulon sensor histidine kinase PhoR, with the protein product MTQNWSGVLIRHLLLVVAAGTLLGLITGQYGWAIAVALGAYLGWSTWQLLRLHKWLKNHQPDEAPPDGYGLWGEVFDSIYHLQRRNQRARGRLQAVIDRMQESTAALRDGMILLDRDGNLEWWNQSAERLLGLKSPQDGGQPVTNLVRHPRFKEYFEGEDYREPLELSSPISDNLRLQFHITLYGAGEHLMLVRDVTRVHQLEQMRKDFVANVSHELRTPLTVIAGYLETLLDNVEDVNPRWTRALQQMQQQAGRMQNLLNDLLLLAKLEATDYPADNKPVAVDLMLLSIRNDAHALSGARNHRISLEADSKLKLKGSEAELRSAFSNLVFNAVKYTPDEGEIRIRWWGDEQGAHLAVQDSGIGIDPKHLPRLTERFYRVDSSRNASTGGTGLGLAIVKHVLLRHRSTLDISSVPGKGSSFTCHFPPQQVESRA
- the phoB gene encoding phosphate regulon transcriptional regulator PhoB, with protein sequence MVGKTILIVDDEAPIREMIAVALEMAGYECLEADSAQTAHAVIVDRKPDLILLDWMLPGTSGIELARRLKRDELTSAIPIIMLTAKGEEDNKIQGLEVGADDYITKPFSPRELVARLKAVLRRTGAGDSETPIEVGGLMLDPISHRVTIDGKPAEMGPTEYRLLQFFMTHQERAYTRGQLLDQVWGGNVYVEERTVDVHIRRLRKALGEVYENLVQTVRGTGYRFSTKS
- the ubiA gene encoding 4-hydroxybenzoate octaprenyltransferase is translated as MFVALIKPLARLHPRAWDFIQLTRMDKPIGIYLLLWPTLWALWMASGGVPSVKNLVIFVLGTVLMRMAGCVINDFADRKLDGHVERTKARPLATGRITVREAWIAFFVLLGLSFLLVLCTNIQTIWLSFGGAAIAALYPFMKRYTYYPQVVLGAAFSWGIPMAFTAASGTLPAVAWLLFFANVLWTVAYDTYYAMTDREDDLKMGMKSTAILFGDADRVINLSLQGLMLLLLILAGNKLAMHLYYYLGLAVAAGCFAWQFHSTRDREPMKCFKAFLHNHWAGLAIFLGTVLDFALR
- a CDS encoding chorismate lyase yields the protein MIHPPRWLTAAQLHPAPAVQVVDWLFDEGSLTRRLTALSDGAFAVQPLAEGWHRLRTDECAALGVPDGSQGWVREVYLKGHGTPWVFARSVAARSALEGSGFDLRLLGTRSLGELLFSDRAFLRGPIEVCRYPAASLPAEVRAERLWGRRSCFSRDGLGVLVAEVFLPTLWQRVEQQPV
- a CDS encoding rubredoxin; the encoded protein is MKKWQCVVCGLIYDETKGWPEEGIAAGTRWEDVPEDWLCPDCGVGKLDFEMIEIG
- a CDS encoding rubredoxin, which encodes MRKWQCVVCGFIYDEALGLPEEGIAPGTPWEDIPADWVCPDCGVGKIDFEMIEIS
- a CDS encoding NAD(P)/FAD-dependent oxidoreductase, producing MSENAPLVIIGTGLAGYNLAREWRKLDSETPLLLITADDGRSYSKPMLSTGFSKDKDADGLAMAEAGAMADQLKARILTHTRVTGIDPGHRRIWIGEEEVQYRDLVLAWGAETIRVPVEGDAQELIFPINDLEDYARFRAAAAGKRRVLLLGAGLIGCEFANDLSSGGYQLDVVAPCEQVMPGLLHPAAAQAVQQGLEGLGVRFHLGPVLNSLVRAGDALEAHLSDGQVILCDLVVSAVGLRPRIDLAAAAGLDINRGVMVNRELRTSHANIYALGDCAEVDGLNLLYVMPLMSCARALAQTLAGKPTPVTYGAMPVTVKTPVCPLVVSPPPRGSEGEWQVEGSGPDLKVLCRDTAGRLLGYALTGAAVSEKLSLNKELPALLA
- a CDS encoding HU family DNA-binding protein, with product MRKPELAAAIAEKADLTKEQANKVLNALLDEITGALNRKDSVTLVGFGTFVQRHRGARTGKNPQTGQPVKIKASNTVAFKPGKALKDAVN
- a CDS encoding aminoacyl-tRNA deacylase and HDOD domain-containing protein, which translates into the protein MSDAARAPSDSSQAPEVILQLLAKLGIPSREVSDATTLPAARRVQASLLEDAVGTLLVLFPQSQLLDLNRLAELTGRKLVAVKPDRLERMLGKHQLGRLPALPPLTSSPCLYDERLLQEPQLLIESGTPGTLLEIPTASFRSLLEKASAARFGVLLDSIRPNLDRPDDDRKEITQAVQAFTARRIQQRLEETIEIPPLPETAQKIIKLRVDPNATVDDITGVVETDPALAAQVVSWAASPYYAAPGKIRSVEDAIVRVLGFDLVINLALGLALGKTLSLPKDQPQHATPYWHQAIYTAAVIEGLTRAVPRAERPEAGLTYLGGLLHSIGYLVLAHIFPPHFSLICRHLEVNPHVEHNLVEQHLLGITREQIGAWLMRTWDMPEEIYTALRFQHDPSYAGDCSAYANLVCLATRLLRNHGIGSGPETDIPQDLLDRLDIPREKAEDAVRKVLDAEAVLRELASQFNPGH
- the recG gene encoding ATP-dependent DNA helicase RecG; its protein translation is MTDLSNVPVTALKGVGAALEEKLAKVGLENLQDILFHLPLRYQDRTRITPIGALRPGQDAVVEGVVSGADVVMGKRRSLLVRLQDGTGTLSLRFYHFSQAQKENLKRGTHLRCYGEARPGASGLEIYHPEYRSLTDAAAAPVEQTLTPIYPTTEGLTQQRLRQLSEQTLARLGPSSLPDWLPAELARDYRLGPLDEAIRYLHRPPPDADLEELAEGRHWAQHRLAFEELLTHQLSLQRLRESVRSQAAPQLPPAKRLPALYLKNLGFKPTGAQQRVGAEIAYDLAQPEPMLRLVQGDVGAGKTVVAALAALQALEAGYQVALMAPTEILAEQHFLNFTKWLQPLGIEVAWLAGKLKGKARASALEQIAGGAPMIVGTHALFQDEVKFKRLALVIIDEQHRFGVQQRLALRQKGVDGRLCPHQLIMTATPIPRTLAMSAYADLDTSILDELPPGRTPVNTVLVADSRRIEVIERVRAACAEGRQAYWVCTLIEESEELTCQAAETTYEELSSALGELRVGLIHGRMKPADKAVVMEAFKEGMLQLLVATTVIEVGVDVPNSSLMIIENPERLGLAQLHQLRGRVGRGSAASHCVLLYHPPLSQIGRERLGIMRETCDGFVIAEKDLELRGPGEMLGTRQTGLLQFKVADLMRDADLLPAVRDAAQALLAHWPQSVSPLLARWLRHGQQYGQV